A genomic segment from Gossypium hirsutum isolate 1008001.06 chromosome D04, Gossypium_hirsutum_v2.1, whole genome shotgun sequence encodes:
- the LOC107934321 gene encoding serine carboxypeptidase-like 25 — translation MFLALQLLHSHSSSFNMANNTQILNLISMALLLLFVSNSEGYSAAEEEADRISALPGQPKVSFPQFSGYVTVNKVAGRALFYWLTESPNSPSSKPLVIWLNGGPGCSSVAYGASEEIGPFRINKSASGLYLNKFSWNNVANLLFLETPAGVGFSYTNRSSDLLDTGDRRTAMDSLEFLIRWLDRFPRYKNREVYITGESYAGHYVPQLARQIMVYNKKSKHPINLKGIMVGNAVTDNYYDNLGTVTYWWSHAMISDKTYQQLINTCDFRRQKESNECESLYSYAMDQEFGNIDQYNIYAPPCNNSDGNRFTRHSMRLPHRPHSIFRQLSGYDPCTEKYAEIYYNRPDVQKALHANTTGIRYKWTACSEVLNRNWNDTDGSVLPIYKEIIAGGLRVWVFSGDVDSVVPVTATRYSLAQLKLSTKIPWYPWYVKKQVGGWTEVYEGLTFATVRGAGHEVPLFKPRAALQLFKSFLSGEPLPKA, via the exons ATGTTTTTGGCTCTTCAACTTCTTCACTCCCATTCTTCTTCATTTAACATGGCCAACAACACACAGATCCTCAACCTAATCTCCATGGCCTTACTCCTCCTTTTTGTTAGCAACAGTGAAGGGTACTCAGCAGCTGAAGAAGAAGCTGACAGAATCTCAGCACTTCCAGGCCAACCCAAGGTCTCTTTTCCACAATTCTCTGGCTATGTTACTGTTAACAAAGTAGCTGGTCGAGCCCTCTTTTACTGGCTCACTGAGTCTCCCAATTCCCCTTCCTCTAAGCCTCTTGTCATCTGGCTTAATGGag GTCCTGGTTGCTCCTCAGTGGCATATGGTGCATCAGAAGAGATTGGGCCATTCAGAATTAACAAGTCAGCCTCAGGGTTGTATCTCAACAAGTTCTCTTGGAACAATGTGGCTAACCTCTTGTTCTTGGAGACTCCTGCTGGTGTAGGCTTCTCTTACACCAATCGCAGTTCCGATTTGTTGGATACCGGCGACCGTCGAACTG CTATGGACTCTTTGGAATTCTTGATCAGATGGCTCGACCGGTTCCCACGATATAAGAATCGTGAGGTATACATCACCGGAGAGAGCTATGCCGGCCATTATGTGCCTCAGTTGGCTAGACAGATCATGGTTTACAACAAGAAATCCAAGCACCCAATAAATCTAAAAGGAATAATG GTGGGAAATGCAGTGACAGACAACTATTATGATAACCTTGGGACAGTGACATACTGGTGGAGCCATGCCATGATTTCTGATAAAACGTATCAGCAACTCATCAACACATGCGATTTCCGACGGCAGAAAGAGTCCAACGAGTGCGAATCGTTGTATTCTTATGCCATGGATCAAGAATTTGGAAACATTGATCAGTACAACATATATGCTCCCCCTTGCAATAACTCAGATGGCAACCGTTTTACCAGGCATAGTATGCGATTGCCTCATCGACCACATTCG ATTTTCAGGCAGTTATCAGGCTATGATCCATGCACTGAAAAGTATGCTGAGATTTACTACAACAGGCCAGATGTGCAGAAGGCACTCCATGCCAACACAACCGGAATCCGATATAAATGGACCGCTTGCAG TGAAGTTCTTAATCGTAATTGGAACGATACAGATGGATCCGTTCTACCGATTTACAAAGAAATTATCGCCGGTGGCTTGAGAGTTTGGGTTTTCAG TGGTGATGTAGACTCAGTGGTTCCAGTGACAGCAACAAGGTACTCACTTGCACAACTGAAATTGAGTACCAAAATTCCCTGGTATCCTTGGTATGTTAAGAAACAG GTCGGGGGATGGACTGAGGTGTATGAAGGGCTAACATTTGCAACAGTGAGAGGGGCAGGACATGAAGTACCATTGTTCAAGCCAAGAGCAGCTCTTCAGCTTTTCAAATCATTTTTGAGTGGGGAACCCCTTCCTAAAGCATGA